Proteins encoded by one window of Oceanithermus desulfurans:
- a CDS encoding low molecular weight protein-tyrosine-phosphatase encodes MPPIRVLFVCLGNICRSPLAEGAARKLVRERGLEHRFRFDSAGTAGYHEGEPYDPRVRKVLADHGALFPHTARRITAEDYRAFDWILGMDEANLRDLRRLAPPDTAARIALVTEPWGGGRVTDPYYADDWACEQTYLELEDLVARWLERWTNGEDGPEGAA; translated from the coding sequence ATGCCGCCGATCCGCGTCCTCTTCGTCTGCCTGGGCAACATCTGCCGCAGCCCCCTCGCCGAGGGCGCGGCGCGCAAGCTCGTGCGTGAACGCGGCCTGGAGCACCGCTTCCGCTTCGACTCCGCGGGCACCGCCGGCTACCACGAAGGCGAGCCCTACGACCCGCGGGTGCGCAAGGTGCTCGCGGACCACGGCGCGCTCTTCCCGCACACCGCCCGCCGCATCACCGCGGAGGACTACCGCGCCTTCGACTGGATCCTGGGTATGGACGAGGCCAACCTGCGCGACCTCCGGCGCCTGGCCCCGCCGGATACTGCGGCGCGCATCGCGCTCGTCACCGAGCCCTGGGGCGGCGGCCGCGTGACCGACCCCTACTACGCCGACGACTGGGCCTGCGAACAGACCTACCTCGAGCTCGAGGACCTGGTGGCCCGCTGGCTCGAGCGCTGGACGAACGGCGAGGATGGACCCGAGGGAGCTGCTTAA
- a CDS encoding DUF4388 domain-containing protein: MEGTFALLGPLDLLQLLARGGKKGVFQTLAPSGKGAVYLHGSRVTHAHWSGVVGEEAMMRVLLLKEGRFRFIEGAEADEITLERGLDHYLLQAIRRLDDRVEVTPFDRVRFGRGGRVGHLTLNPDELALFTHLSKPVSVLDLAVASERSLRTVMTTLGHLARLGVIEVEHRAPHTARLTLALQDPLPPYAHVDELLLSAWRLHYGRFDHVHVRVDNRTLKLPVRGSEDLGGRLLLGTGQLIMHELNAGQTLMVWPALPGGPQG; this comes from the coding sequence ATGGAAGGCACCTTCGCCCTGCTCGGACCGCTCGACCTGCTGCAGCTCCTCGCCCGCGGCGGGAAGAAGGGGGTGTTCCAGACCCTCGCCCCCTCGGGTAAGGGCGCCGTCTACCTGCACGGCAGCCGCGTGACCCACGCCCACTGGAGCGGGGTCGTGGGCGAGGAGGCCATGATGCGGGTGCTCCTGCTCAAGGAGGGCCGCTTCCGCTTCATCGAGGGCGCCGAGGCCGACGAGATCACGCTCGAGCGCGGCCTGGACCACTACCTGCTCCAGGCCATCCGCCGCCTCGACGACCGCGTCGAGGTCACCCCCTTCGACCGCGTCAGGTTCGGCCGCGGAGGTCGCGTGGGCCACCTGACCCTCAACCCCGACGAGCTGGCGCTCTTCACCCACCTGAGCAAACCCGTCTCGGTCCTCGATCTGGCGGTGGCCAGCGAGAGGTCGCTGCGCACGGTCATGACCACGCTGGGCCACCTGGCGCGCCTGGGCGTGATCGAAGTGGAACACCGCGCCCCCCACACCGCCCGCCTCACCCTGGCGCTGCAGGACCCGCTGCCCCCCTACGCCCACGTGGACGAGCTGCTGCTCTCCGCCTGGCGGCTGCACTACGGCCGCTTCGACCACGTCCACGTACGGGTGGACAACCGCACCCTCAAGCTTCCCGTGCGCGGCTCGGAAGACCTGGGGGGGCGGCTGCTGCTGGGCACCGGCCAGCTGATCATG
- a CDS encoding fructosamine kinase family protein yields MDPRELLNRAGLPPEGRAEPLAGGDMGRVWRLGRYVVKTHPNPPRGLFPAEARGLGALAKAGVRVPRVHWVGEEGIVLDYLPPGPADWAGLGRMLARLHAHRGARYGADEPVFLGRFELPAGTRTDWTGFWVERRLRPLLQATRPRLGGLAGPLERFLQSFTWPAEGPVLIHGDLWSGNVLMSAQGPALIDPSAWYGERAVDLAMMRLFGGFPEAFWSGYEALRPLPPEVRAALPAYQLYFLLVHVHFFGSGYLAGVRRVLQHYGFL; encoded by the coding sequence ATGGACCCGAGGGAGCTGCTTAACCGCGCCGGGCTGCCTCCCGAGGGCCGGGCCGAACCGCTGGCCGGCGGCGACATGGGGCGCGTCTGGCGGCTGGGGCGGTACGTGGTCAAGACCCACCCGAACCCGCCCCGGGGCCTCTTCCCCGCCGAGGCCCGGGGCCTCGGCGCGCTGGCCAAGGCGGGCGTGCGCGTGCCCCGGGTGCACTGGGTGGGCGAGGAGGGGATCGTGCTCGACTACCTGCCGCCCGGGCCCGCGGACTGGGCGGGGCTGGGGCGGATGCTCGCCCGCCTGCACGCACACCGCGGCGCGCGCTACGGTGCCGACGAGCCCGTCTTCCTGGGGCGGTTCGAGCTGCCCGCGGGAACGCGGACGGACTGGACCGGCTTCTGGGTGGAACGGCGCCTGCGGCCGCTGCTGCAGGCCACGCGGCCTCGGCTGGGCGGGCTGGCCGGGCCGCTCGAGCGCTTTTTGCAGAGCTTCACCTGGCCCGCCGAGGGGCCGGTGCTGATCCACGGCGACCTCTGGAGCGGCAACGTGCTGATGAGCGCGCAGGGGCCGGCGCTGATCGACCCCTCGGCCTGGTACGGCGAACGCGCGGTCGATCTGGCGATGATGCGGCTCTTCGGGGGGTTCCCCGAGGCCTTCTGGTCGGGCTACGAAGCGCTGCGGCCCCTGCCGCCGGAGGTGCGCGCGGCGCTGCCCGCCTACCAGCTCTACTTTCTGCTGGTGCACGTGCATTTCTTCGGTTCGGGCTACCTCGCCGGGGTGCGCCGGGTGCTCCAGCACTATGGCTTTCTATAG